In Siniperca chuatsi isolate FFG_IHB_CAS linkage group LG16, ASM2008510v1, whole genome shotgun sequence, the following proteins share a genomic window:
- the parp1 gene encoding poly [ADP-ribose] polymerase 1 isoform X1 — MADSQEDKLYRAEYAKSGRASCKKCKENIAKDSLRMAIMVQSPMFDGKVPHWHHFSCFWQRAAAQSTADIAGYSDLRWEDQEKVKKAIESGGAAGGKGDQKSGAKGEKTLNDFAVEYAKSNRSTCKGCEQKIEKDQIRVSKKTVDPEKPQLGLIDRWYHTACFVSRREELAFKSEYSAAQLKGFNALRAEDKDELNKRLPAVKTEGKRKADEVDGVSKKQKKEEEDEKKKLEEQLKNQSQLIWGIKDKLKKFCSTNDMKELLIANGQEVPSGESNVVDCLADGMAFGALEACKACKGQLVFKGDAYYCTGDISAWTKCVFKTATPIRKDWVIPKEFHEVPFLKKFKFKRQDRVYPKEAPNQTLTAAKAEPLASASSASTKLLPEGAPADKPLTGIKLLAVGKLTKNKDDLKAAVEELGGKITSTANKASVCLSTKKEVEKMSKKMEEVREAGVRVVSEGFLTDIKSSGKALQELVSLHAISPWGAEVKVEAQAPSVASKSGALATKSTGRVKEEEGGSKTKKMKLTVKGGAAVDPDSGLENSAHVLEQKGKMYSATLGLVDIVRGTNSYYKLQLLEDDVQKRYWVFRSWGRVGTTIGGNKLDKFHDKNSALDNFLGVYKEKTGNDWGSSNFTKYPNKFYPLEIDYGQDEEAVKRLTATAGTKSKLAKPVQELIKTIFDVESMKKAMVEFEIDLQKMPLGKLSKRQIQSAYALLTEVQQAVSDCLPESQVLDLSNRFYTLIPHDFGMKKPPLLNNLDYIQTKVQMLDNLLDIEVAYSLLRGGAQDNERDPIDINYEKLKTKIEVVDKTTDEAEIIIQYVKNTHAATHNTYTLEVQEIFKIVREGERQRYRPFEELHNRQLLWHGSRTTNYAGILSQGLRIAPPEAPVTGYMFGKGVYFADMVSKSANYCHTSQSDPVGLLLLAEVALGNMHELKKASHITKLPKGKHSVKGLGRTAPDPSAATTLDGVQVPLGKGTHTNIDDTSLLYNEYIVYDVAQINMKYLLKIKFNYQTSLW, encoded by the exons ATGGCAGACTCTCAGGAGGACAAGCTTTATAGAGCGGAATATGCCAAAAGCGGCCGTGCGTCGTGTAAGAAATGCAAGGAAAACATAGCTAAAGACTCGCTGAGGATGGCCATCATGGTGCAG TCACCTATGTTTGATGGGAAGGTCCCCCACTGGCACCACTTCTCCTGCTTCTGGCAGCGAGCAGCAGCTCAGTCCACTGCTGATATCGCTGGGTATTCCGACCTCCGCTGGGAGGACCAGGAGAAGGTCAAAAAGGCCATTGAAAGTGGTGGAGCAGCAGGAG GAAAAGGGGACCAGAAGAGTGGAGCTAAAGGAGAGAAGACGCTGAATGACTTTGCGGTTGAATATGCCAAGTCAAACCGCAGCACATGCAAAGGCTGtgagcagaaaatagaaaag GATCAGATCCGTGTATCCAAGAAAACTGTGGACCCAGAGAAGCCCCAGCTGGGTCTGATCGACCGCTGGTACCACACAGCGTGTTTCGTGAGCCGTAGGGAGGAACTGGCCTTCAAGTCTGAATACAGCGCCGCCCAGCTGAAGGGTTTCAACGCACTACGGGCAGAAGACAAGGACGAACTTAATAAGAGGCTCCCTGCAGTCAAAACTGAAGG AAAGCGTAAAGCTGATGAGGTGGATGGAGTatcaaagaaacagaagaaggaggaagaggatgagaagaagaagctggaggAGCAGTTGAAG AACCAGAGTCAGCTGATTTGGGGAATCAAGGACAAGCTGAAGAAGTTTTGCTCAACCAATGATATGAAAGAGCTGCTGATTGCAAATGGCCAGGAGGTTCCCTCAGGAGAATCAAAT GTGGTGGACTGCCTGGCCGACGGCATGGCTTTTGGTGCTCTTGAGGCCTGTAAAGCGTGCAAGGGCCAGCTGGTGTTCAAGGGTGATGCTTATTACTGTACGGGGGACATCTCAGCCTGGACAAAGTGTGTGTTCAAAACTGCAACACCAATACGCAAAGACTGGGTCATCCCCAAG GAATTCCATGAAGTTCCCTTCCTGAAAAAATTCAAGTTCAAGCGACAGGACAGGGTTTACCCGAAGGAGGCTCCCAACCAAACCCTTACTGCAGCCAAAGCAGAACCCTTGGCTAGTGCATCCAGTGCCTCAACTAAGCTACTGCCAGAGGGAGCACCTGCAG ACAAACCTCTTACTGGCATAAAACTGTTGGCTGTGGGCAAGCTGACCAAGAACAAGGATGATCTAAAGGCTGCTGTAGAGGAGCTGGGCGGAAAGATTACCAGCACAGCCAATAAGGCCTCTGTCTGCCTCAGCACCAAGA aggaggtggagaagatgagtaagaaaatggaggaagtgAGGGAGGCTGGTGTGCGTGTGGTCTCCGAGGGTTTCCTCACAGATATCAAGTCGTCGGGTAAAGCCCTCCAGGAACTGGTCTCCCTGCACGCTATCTCGCCCTGGGGTGCAGAGGTCAAAGTCGAGGCTCAAGCTCCATCTGTGGCCTCCAAGTCTGGAGCGCTGGCTACCAAGAGCACCGGCagggtgaaggaggaggaag GTGGTAGCAAAACCAAAAAGATGAAACTCACAGTCAAAGGAGGAGCTGCTGTGGATCCAGATTCAG GTCTGGAGAACAGCGCTCATGTCCTGGAGCAGAAGGGGAAGATGTACAGTGCTACGCTAGGTCTTGTGGACATTGTCAGAGGAACTAACTCCTACTATaaactgcagctgctggaggatGATGTCCAGAAGCG GTACTGGGTGTTCAGGTCATGGGGCAGAGTGGGTACCACCATCGGAGGCAACAAGCTGGACAAGTTTCATGACAAGAACTCTGCCCTGGACAACTTCCTGGGTGTCTACAAAGAGAAGACAGGCAACGACTGGGGTTCCTCCAACTTCACCAAATATCCCAATAAGTTCTATCCCCTGGAGATTGACTATGgacag GATGAGGAAGCAGTGAAGAGGCTGACAGCCACCGCCGGCACCAAGTCTAAGCTGGCCAAACCCGTCCAGGAGCTGATCAAGACGATCTTTGATGTAGAGAGCATGAAGAAGGCCATGGTGGAGTTTGAG ATTGACCTTCAGAAGATGCCCCTCGGAAAGCTGAGTAAGAGGCAGATTCAGAGTGCCTACGCTCTCCTCACTGAAGTACAGCAG GCTGTGTCAGATTGTCTGCCTGAGTCCCAGGTACTGGATCTCTCCAATCGCTTCTACACCCTGATACCTCATGACTTTGGTATGAAGAAACCTCCACTGCTCAACAACCTGGACTACATTCAA ACTAAAGTTCAGATGCTGGACAACCTGTTGGATATTGAAGTGGCATACAGCCTGCTTAGAGGAGGGGCCCAGGACAATGAGAGGGATCCCATCGACATCAACTATGAGAAACTCAAAACCAAGATTGAG GTTGTTGACAAGACTACAGATGAGGCTGAGATCATTATACAATATGTTAAGAACACCCACGCTGCTACACACAACACTTACACCCTGGAAGTGCAAGAA ATCTTCAAAATTGTTCGAGAGGGAGAGCGCCAACGGTACCGTCCCTTTGAGGAGCTACACAATCGCCAGCTGCTGTGGCACGGTTCTCGCACCACCAACTACGCTGGTATCTTGTCTCAGGGTCTTCGCATTGCCCCTCCAGAGGCCCCAGTG ACTGGTTACATGTTCGGCAAAGGTGTGTACTTTGCCGACATGGTGTCCAAGAGTGCAAACTACTGTCACACCTCCCAGTCAGACCCTGTAGGCCTCCTCCTGCTGGCTGAGGTTGCCCTCGGCAACAT GCATGAATTGAAGAAGGCCTCCCACATTACAAAATTACCCAAGGGCAAACACAGTGTTAAGG gtTTGGGTAGAACTGCTCCTGATCCAAGTGCTGCTACCACTTTAGATGGGGTGCAAGTGCCTCTGGGGAAAGGAACTCACACTAACATTGATGACACAAGTCTACTGTACAACGA GTACATTGTGTATGATGTAGCGCAGATAAACATGAAGTATCTCCTGAAGATCAAGTTTAACTACCAGACATCCCTGTGGTGA
- the parp1 gene encoding poly [ADP-ribose] polymerase 1 isoform X2 → MFDGKVPHWHHFSCFWQRAAAQSTADIAGYSDLRWEDQEKVKKAIESGGAAGGKGDQKSGAKGEKTLNDFAVEYAKSNRSTCKGCEQKIEKDQIRVSKKTVDPEKPQLGLIDRWYHTACFVSRREELAFKSEYSAAQLKGFNALRAEDKDELNKRLPAVKTEGKRKADEVDGVSKKQKKEEEDEKKKLEEQLKNQSQLIWGIKDKLKKFCSTNDMKELLIANGQEVPSGESNVVDCLADGMAFGALEACKACKGQLVFKGDAYYCTGDISAWTKCVFKTATPIRKDWVIPKEFHEVPFLKKFKFKRQDRVYPKEAPNQTLTAAKAEPLASASSASTKLLPEGAPADKPLTGIKLLAVGKLTKNKDDLKAAVEELGGKITSTANKASVCLSTKKEVEKMSKKMEEVREAGVRVVSEGFLTDIKSSGKALQELVSLHAISPWGAEVKVEAQAPSVASKSGALATKSTGRVKEEEGGSKTKKMKLTVKGGAAVDPDSGLENSAHVLEQKGKMYSATLGLVDIVRGTNSYYKLQLLEDDVQKRYWVFRSWGRVGTTIGGNKLDKFHDKNSALDNFLGVYKEKTGNDWGSSNFTKYPNKFYPLEIDYGQDEEAVKRLTATAGTKSKLAKPVQELIKTIFDVESMKKAMVEFEIDLQKMPLGKLSKRQIQSAYALLTEVQQAVSDCLPESQVLDLSNRFYTLIPHDFGMKKPPLLNNLDYIQTKVQMLDNLLDIEVAYSLLRGGAQDNERDPIDINYEKLKTKIEVVDKTTDEAEIIIQYVKNTHAATHNTYTLEVQEIFKIVREGERQRYRPFEELHNRQLLWHGSRTTNYAGILSQGLRIAPPEAPVTGYMFGKGVYFADMVSKSANYCHTSQSDPVGLLLLAEVALGNMHELKKASHITKLPKGKHSVKGLGRTAPDPSAATTLDGVQVPLGKGTHTNIDDTSLLYNEYIVYDVAQINMKYLLKIKFNYQTSLW, encoded by the exons ATGTTTGATGGGAAGGTCCCCCACTGGCACCACTTCTCCTGCTTCTGGCAGCGAGCAGCAGCTCAGTCCACTGCTGATATCGCTGGGTATTCCGACCTCCGCTGGGAGGACCAGGAGAAGGTCAAAAAGGCCATTGAAAGTGGTGGAGCAGCAGGAG GAAAAGGGGACCAGAAGAGTGGAGCTAAAGGAGAGAAGACGCTGAATGACTTTGCGGTTGAATATGCCAAGTCAAACCGCAGCACATGCAAAGGCTGtgagcagaaaatagaaaag GATCAGATCCGTGTATCCAAGAAAACTGTGGACCCAGAGAAGCCCCAGCTGGGTCTGATCGACCGCTGGTACCACACAGCGTGTTTCGTGAGCCGTAGGGAGGAACTGGCCTTCAAGTCTGAATACAGCGCCGCCCAGCTGAAGGGTTTCAACGCACTACGGGCAGAAGACAAGGACGAACTTAATAAGAGGCTCCCTGCAGTCAAAACTGAAGG AAAGCGTAAAGCTGATGAGGTGGATGGAGTatcaaagaaacagaagaaggaggaagaggatgagaagaagaagctggaggAGCAGTTGAAG AACCAGAGTCAGCTGATTTGGGGAATCAAGGACAAGCTGAAGAAGTTTTGCTCAACCAATGATATGAAAGAGCTGCTGATTGCAAATGGCCAGGAGGTTCCCTCAGGAGAATCAAAT GTGGTGGACTGCCTGGCCGACGGCATGGCTTTTGGTGCTCTTGAGGCCTGTAAAGCGTGCAAGGGCCAGCTGGTGTTCAAGGGTGATGCTTATTACTGTACGGGGGACATCTCAGCCTGGACAAAGTGTGTGTTCAAAACTGCAACACCAATACGCAAAGACTGGGTCATCCCCAAG GAATTCCATGAAGTTCCCTTCCTGAAAAAATTCAAGTTCAAGCGACAGGACAGGGTTTACCCGAAGGAGGCTCCCAACCAAACCCTTACTGCAGCCAAAGCAGAACCCTTGGCTAGTGCATCCAGTGCCTCAACTAAGCTACTGCCAGAGGGAGCACCTGCAG ACAAACCTCTTACTGGCATAAAACTGTTGGCTGTGGGCAAGCTGACCAAGAACAAGGATGATCTAAAGGCTGCTGTAGAGGAGCTGGGCGGAAAGATTACCAGCACAGCCAATAAGGCCTCTGTCTGCCTCAGCACCAAGA aggaggtggagaagatgagtaagaaaatggaggaagtgAGGGAGGCTGGTGTGCGTGTGGTCTCCGAGGGTTTCCTCACAGATATCAAGTCGTCGGGTAAAGCCCTCCAGGAACTGGTCTCCCTGCACGCTATCTCGCCCTGGGGTGCAGAGGTCAAAGTCGAGGCTCAAGCTCCATCTGTGGCCTCCAAGTCTGGAGCGCTGGCTACCAAGAGCACCGGCagggtgaaggaggaggaag GTGGTAGCAAAACCAAAAAGATGAAACTCACAGTCAAAGGAGGAGCTGCTGTGGATCCAGATTCAG GTCTGGAGAACAGCGCTCATGTCCTGGAGCAGAAGGGGAAGATGTACAGTGCTACGCTAGGTCTTGTGGACATTGTCAGAGGAACTAACTCCTACTATaaactgcagctgctggaggatGATGTCCAGAAGCG GTACTGGGTGTTCAGGTCATGGGGCAGAGTGGGTACCACCATCGGAGGCAACAAGCTGGACAAGTTTCATGACAAGAACTCTGCCCTGGACAACTTCCTGGGTGTCTACAAAGAGAAGACAGGCAACGACTGGGGTTCCTCCAACTTCACCAAATATCCCAATAAGTTCTATCCCCTGGAGATTGACTATGgacag GATGAGGAAGCAGTGAAGAGGCTGACAGCCACCGCCGGCACCAAGTCTAAGCTGGCCAAACCCGTCCAGGAGCTGATCAAGACGATCTTTGATGTAGAGAGCATGAAGAAGGCCATGGTGGAGTTTGAG ATTGACCTTCAGAAGATGCCCCTCGGAAAGCTGAGTAAGAGGCAGATTCAGAGTGCCTACGCTCTCCTCACTGAAGTACAGCAG GCTGTGTCAGATTGTCTGCCTGAGTCCCAGGTACTGGATCTCTCCAATCGCTTCTACACCCTGATACCTCATGACTTTGGTATGAAGAAACCTCCACTGCTCAACAACCTGGACTACATTCAA ACTAAAGTTCAGATGCTGGACAACCTGTTGGATATTGAAGTGGCATACAGCCTGCTTAGAGGAGGGGCCCAGGACAATGAGAGGGATCCCATCGACATCAACTATGAGAAACTCAAAACCAAGATTGAG GTTGTTGACAAGACTACAGATGAGGCTGAGATCATTATACAATATGTTAAGAACACCCACGCTGCTACACACAACACTTACACCCTGGAAGTGCAAGAA ATCTTCAAAATTGTTCGAGAGGGAGAGCGCCAACGGTACCGTCCCTTTGAGGAGCTACACAATCGCCAGCTGCTGTGGCACGGTTCTCGCACCACCAACTACGCTGGTATCTTGTCTCAGGGTCTTCGCATTGCCCCTCCAGAGGCCCCAGTG ACTGGTTACATGTTCGGCAAAGGTGTGTACTTTGCCGACATGGTGTCCAAGAGTGCAAACTACTGTCACACCTCCCAGTCAGACCCTGTAGGCCTCCTCCTGCTGGCTGAGGTTGCCCTCGGCAACAT GCATGAATTGAAGAAGGCCTCCCACATTACAAAATTACCCAAGGGCAAACACAGTGTTAAGG gtTTGGGTAGAACTGCTCCTGATCCAAGTGCTGCTACCACTTTAGATGGGGTGCAAGTGCCTCTGGGGAAAGGAACTCACACTAACATTGATGACACAAGTCTACTGTACAACGA GTACATTGTGTATGATGTAGCGCAGATAAACATGAAGTATCTCCTGAAGATCAAGTTTAACTACCAGACATCCCTGTGGTGA
- the LOC122863310 gene encoding adenosine receptor A1-like codes for MENTTELFSLYNFHQIRNSSHPSPPFLQPFQNSSTPSSSNATSSLPSPSPPPTDLVIPPNVAYMAAELIIAFFSTIGNLLVCVAVGLNRKLRTVTNYFLVSLAVADICVGAIAIPCAILTDIGLPRHNLYLCLLMLSVLIMFTQSSIFSLLAVAVERYVAIFMPFRYQVLMTSRNAVLVILTTWFLAFLIGLVPLMGWHKKPPDSGYCFFVLVVDMTYMVYFNFFACVLTPLVIMFLIYAQIFVTVKQQVRRIASEQSGRGEGQMRAAASMRREMKTATSLFLVLFLFTICWIPLHIINCFLLLCPHCPVPLELLLTAIILSHANSAVNPFLYAYTMTAFRDTFKAIFLCCRMVEDREASNVASGDNREGAAVRIVHRT; via the coding sequence ATGGAGAACACCACTGAATTGTTCAGCCTCTACAATTTCCACCAAATTAGAAACTCATCCCATCCATCTCCCCCTTTCCTGCAGCCTTTCCAGAACTCCTCAACTCCTTCCTCCTCCAATGCCACTTCCTCCCtaccttctccttctcctccacccaCTGACCTGGTTATTCCCCCTAATGTGGCGTACATGGCGGCTGAGCTCATCATCGCCTTTTTCTCCACAATCGGCAATTTATTGGTCTGTGTTGCCGTGGGCCTCAACCGCAAGTTACGCACCGTCACCAACTATTTCCTGGTCTCACTTGCAGTTGCTGACATCTGTGTGGGTGCGATTGCCATTCCCTGTGCCATCCTGACTGATATTGGTTTACCGCGTCACAATCTCTACCTGTGTCTGCTCATGCTGAGTGTTTTAATAATGTTCACCCAGAGCTCCATCTTCAGCCTGCTGGCAGTGGCTGTGGAGCGCTACGTGGCCATTTTCATGCCCTTCCGCTACCAGGTCCTGATGACGTCTCGCAACGCTGTTTTAGTGATCCTGACCACGTGGTTTCTGGCCTTTCTTATTGGGCTTGTGCCTCTGATGGGGTGGCACAAGAAACCACCTGATTCAGGCTACTGTTTCTTTGTCTTGGTGGTGGACATGACCTACATGGTCTATTTCAACTTCTTTGCTTGTGTGCTGACCCCCTTGGTGATCATGTTTCTCATCTATGCCCAAATTTTTGTCACGGTCAAGCAGCAGGTGAGGCGTATCGCATCTGAGCAAAGTGGCAGAGGGGAGGGACAAATGAGGGCTGCAGCCAGCATGCGCCGAGAGATGAAGACTGCTACTTCACTTTTTCTGGTTCTTTTCCTCTTCACAATCTGCTGGATCCCGCTCCACATAATCAACTGCTTCCTGCTGCTCTGCCCACACTGCCCTGTGCCGCTAGAGCTGCTGCTCACTGCCATCATTTTGTCACATGCCAACTCTGCTGTCAACCCCTTCCTGTATGCATACACAATGACAGCTTTCAGGGACACCTTCAAGGCAATTTTCTTGTGCTGCAGGATGGTGGAAGACAGAGAGGCTTCAAATGTAGCCAGTGGTGACAATAGAGAGGGTGCGGCTGTCCGAATCGTGCACCGGACCTGA
- the lin9 gene encoding protein lin-9 homolog isoform X1 yields the protein MAEMDQLLDESSSAEALVSLKEGSLSNTLNEKNSFPRAHNTRGRHSSLTMDTPTRSSKRSRLFREEDEQPQQRLPSRSPRRSQRVSTTPQKFSNVMTPDKKASQKIGLRLRNLLKLPKAHKWCIYEWFYSNIDRPLFEGDNEFCLCLKESFPNLKTRKLTRVEWGTIRRLMGKPRRCSSAFFAEERTALRQKRQKMRLLQQRKLSDVSNCKDLPDEIPLPLIIGTKVTARLRGVHDGLFTGQIDAVDTSAATYRVTFDRSGLGTHTVPDYEVLSNEPNETMPISAFAQKHRASRYMQNLMTPPRGPYPSATTPVLMDNDPLINQSPWRNKLPGAEGDTLGGFPVKFLVQVTRLSKILMIKKEHIKHLKEMNTEAEKLKSYSMPIDLDFQKRYATTVLELEQLNKDLNKVLHEVQQFCCELAPDQGMVPADHPTDLRRRCEDEAQQMVQLSNSLKDGQPSVTNPSLTQLISRLTALLLQIKCLADGGDLNSFEFKSLTDSLNDIKASIDPSNLSCFQNNVEIHVAHIQSGLSQLGNLHAFAANNTNAV from the exons ATGGCGGAGATGGACCAGCTGTTAGACGAGA GCTCTTCAGCAGAGGCACTTGTCAGTCTTAAAG AAGGGAGTTTGTCCAACACTCTGAATGAAAAGAACAGCTTTCCAAGAGCTCACAACACCAGGGGACGACATTCCTCCCTCACAATGGACACG CCCACACGGAGCTCAAAGAGAAGCCGTTTGTTTCGGGAGGAGGATGAGCAGCCCCAGCAGCGTCTCCCCTCCAGATCCCCTCGGAGGAGCCAAAGGGTCTCCACCACACCACAG aAATTTTCTAATGTGATGACACCAGATAAGAAGGCGTCCCAGAAAATAGGGCTGAGATTAAGAAACCTCCTTAAGCTACCCAAAGCTCACAAATGGTGCATCTATGAATGGTTCTATTCCAATATAGACAG acCTCTCTTTGAGGGTGACAATGAATTCTGCCTGTGTCTGAAGGAGTCGTTCCCCAacctgaaaacaagaaaattgaCAAGGGTTGAGTGGGGAACAATCAGGAGACTGATGGGGAAACCTCGACG GTGTTCGTCAGCATTCTTTGCTGAGGAACGGACAGCGCTGAGGCAGAAGAGGCAGAAGATGCGCCTGCTGCAGCAAAGAAAACTGTCTGACGTGTCAAACTGCAAAGACCTTCCAGATGAAATCCCTTTGCCACTCATCATAGGGACAAAAGTCACTG CCCGACTCCGAGGCGTTCATGATGGGTTGTTCACAGGGCAGATCGATGCAGTGGACACCAGTGCTGCCACCTATCGTGTCACCTTTGACCGCAGTGGCCTGGGAACACACACTGTGCCTGACTATGAAGTCCTG AGCAATGAGCCCAATGAGACCATGCCCATTTCAGCCTTTGCCCAGAAGCATCGAGCATCACGCTACATGCAGAACCTCATGACTCCACCTAGAGGGCCTTACCCATCCGCTACCACTCCTGTCCTCATG GACAATGACCCTCTTATCAACCAGTCACCATGGAGGAACAAACTGCCCGGTGCTGAGGGAGATACTCTGGGAGGATTTCCTGTCAAATTCCTTGTCCAAGTG ACAAGGCTGTCCAAGATCCTCATGATCAAGAAAGAGCACATCAAGCACTTAAAAGAAATgaacacagaggcagagaaactG AAGTCGTATTCGATGCCTATTGACCTAGACTTCCAGAAGCGATATGCTACCACAGTGCTTGAGCTTGAACAGCTCAATAAAGATCTCAACAAGGTGCTTCATGAAGTTCAACAGTTCTGCTGTGAG CTTGCTCCAGATCAGGGCATGGTTCCAGCTGACCATCCCACAGATCTGCGGCGGCGTTGTGAAGATGAGGCCCAGCAGATGGTGCAGCTGAGCAACTCACTGAAGGACGGACAGCCGAGTGTGACAAACCCCAGCCTCACACAGCTCATCTCCCGCCTCACGGCTCTGCTGCTACAGATCAAG TGTCTGGCAGATGGAGGAGACCTGAATTCATTTGAGTTTAAATCTCTAACAGACTCCCTTAATGACATCAAGGCATCTATTGATCCCTCCAACCTCAG TTGCTTCCAGAATAATGTCGAGATCCACGTGGCACACATCCAGAGCGGCCTTAGTCAGCTGGGCAATCTGCACGCATTTGCTGCCAACAACACCAATGCAGTCTGA
- the lin9 gene encoding protein lin-9 homolog isoform X2, whose translation MDTPTRSSKRSRLFREEDEQPQQRLPSRSPRRSQRVSTTPQKFSNVMTPDKKASQKIGLRLRNLLKLPKAHKWCIYEWFYSNIDRPLFEGDNEFCLCLKESFPNLKTRKLTRVEWGTIRRLMGKPRRCSSAFFAEERTALRQKRQKMRLLQQRKLSDVSNCKDLPDEIPLPLIIGTKVTARLRGVHDGLFTGQIDAVDTSAATYRVTFDRSGLGTHTVPDYEVLSNEPNETMPISAFAQKHRASRYMQNLMTPPRGPYPSATTPVLMDNDPLINQSPWRNKLPGAEGDTLGGFPVKFLVQVTRLSKILMIKKEHIKHLKEMNTEAEKLKSYSMPIDLDFQKRYATTVLELEQLNKDLNKVLHEVQQFCCELAPDQGMVPADHPTDLRRRCEDEAQQMVQLSNSLKDGQPSVTNPSLTQLISRLTALLLQIKCLADGGDLNSFEFKSLTDSLNDIKASIDPSNLSCFQNNVEIHVAHIQSGLSQLGNLHAFAANNTNAV comes from the exons ATGGACACG CCCACACGGAGCTCAAAGAGAAGCCGTTTGTTTCGGGAGGAGGATGAGCAGCCCCAGCAGCGTCTCCCCTCCAGATCCCCTCGGAGGAGCCAAAGGGTCTCCACCACACCACAG aAATTTTCTAATGTGATGACACCAGATAAGAAGGCGTCCCAGAAAATAGGGCTGAGATTAAGAAACCTCCTTAAGCTACCCAAAGCTCACAAATGGTGCATCTATGAATGGTTCTATTCCAATATAGACAG acCTCTCTTTGAGGGTGACAATGAATTCTGCCTGTGTCTGAAGGAGTCGTTCCCCAacctgaaaacaagaaaattgaCAAGGGTTGAGTGGGGAACAATCAGGAGACTGATGGGGAAACCTCGACG GTGTTCGTCAGCATTCTTTGCTGAGGAACGGACAGCGCTGAGGCAGAAGAGGCAGAAGATGCGCCTGCTGCAGCAAAGAAAACTGTCTGACGTGTCAAACTGCAAAGACCTTCCAGATGAAATCCCTTTGCCACTCATCATAGGGACAAAAGTCACTG CCCGACTCCGAGGCGTTCATGATGGGTTGTTCACAGGGCAGATCGATGCAGTGGACACCAGTGCTGCCACCTATCGTGTCACCTTTGACCGCAGTGGCCTGGGAACACACACTGTGCCTGACTATGAAGTCCTG AGCAATGAGCCCAATGAGACCATGCCCATTTCAGCCTTTGCCCAGAAGCATCGAGCATCACGCTACATGCAGAACCTCATGACTCCACCTAGAGGGCCTTACCCATCCGCTACCACTCCTGTCCTCATG GACAATGACCCTCTTATCAACCAGTCACCATGGAGGAACAAACTGCCCGGTGCTGAGGGAGATACTCTGGGAGGATTTCCTGTCAAATTCCTTGTCCAAGTG ACAAGGCTGTCCAAGATCCTCATGATCAAGAAAGAGCACATCAAGCACTTAAAAGAAATgaacacagaggcagagaaactG AAGTCGTATTCGATGCCTATTGACCTAGACTTCCAGAAGCGATATGCTACCACAGTGCTTGAGCTTGAACAGCTCAATAAAGATCTCAACAAGGTGCTTCATGAAGTTCAACAGTTCTGCTGTGAG CTTGCTCCAGATCAGGGCATGGTTCCAGCTGACCATCCCACAGATCTGCGGCGGCGTTGTGAAGATGAGGCCCAGCAGATGGTGCAGCTGAGCAACTCACTGAAGGACGGACAGCCGAGTGTGACAAACCCCAGCCTCACACAGCTCATCTCCCGCCTCACGGCTCTGCTGCTACAGATCAAG TGTCTGGCAGATGGAGGAGACCTGAATTCATTTGAGTTTAAATCTCTAACAGACTCCCTTAATGACATCAAGGCATCTATTGATCCCTCCAACCTCAG TTGCTTCCAGAATAATGTCGAGATCCACGTGGCACACATCCAGAGCGGCCTTAGTCAGCTGGGCAATCTGCACGCATTTGCTGCCAACAACACCAATGCAGTCTGA